The DNA sequence taaactatattttgattattatattttgatacaaGCAGATATACTTATGTTATGTGGTATTTTAAAAATCCCCGGTTTAATCGATTAATCCCTGCAATGTTGTCgaccgattcgatttttgaagtctgattaattattataaatttttcttaatcgaaatatatataataatttatttaaattaaatttctatAGCATTTTAAATactaacaaatataaaatctatGATATAGTAAAGATATATTTACTAATAAAATAGCCAATACAATAATAACTAATgaccaaaaaatattttaatattaaaatacatccgATTTTAGTActtccgattaatctccgattttcGATTAATCCTAAATTGATAGATCAACCGATTAGTTCCGATTATCAATTTTTCTAACACTCATGTTATGTGATATGCGGTGACTAAAACAAATAGAATTCTAGATACTATTTGAACAAGATGTAATCTGAAGAAATATAGTACTCTATCAGTTAGGAATGAGCATTACTGCCTGAAACTATATTTATACCTGGTGAATTTGGTGTGTTTTATCAGGTGTCTGTGCTATGGTAAACATAATTCTCAATGTATATTTTTGCTAAGCAAGCCTAATGTAATATCGAGGATGGTGGTCTGCATATCAGGATGAGGTAAGTTTGACAGACAAAGCAATGTGTTTATATTTCAGCGAGACTTTCTCAAGACTTTGATCGAACACTATATTTGAGCAAGCAAGTTGAAATTTCTGATTTTAGGATCGAGTGGATAAATGGCGCGAGGGTCCTATGTGTCTTCTGAGTCTACCCTGATAGAGTAGCTAATTCAactattctttttattttttctgggAAACATTCTTACTATCCTTAAGGTCTCTACCTAATTGTGTTTATGTTTCCGAGTTTCTGTCTTCAAGCAGGACATACTTATGTGCGGTAACTAATGTTCAGAGCTTATGCTAGCAAACTATGTAGTGTTTTGATTCTATTCCACTGAACTGGAGTAAGCATATTGGTAAGCTCCTCAAAAGTCTGGGTCCTCTGGGACATGATTGCAGTTGTTTACTCTAGCAAGTAGCATCTTAAATCAGGTTATTTAGTTGACGGACAATTCTTTTGTATTAAGGCTAGTACCTCATAAGATGATGAATTATAGCtggtttgattttttatatataacaccAAAACCTATATGGAATCTATGGATTAAGGCTATGTTGCTGGCTGCATTTTGGAACTGATTAAAATGTAAACCAAAATGAAACCGATGAAACAATAATATGATGGCCCTGATCAAATGCTGAAAGGATACGCTTATCAAATCAAGTGCTGTGCAGTATGTTGTTTCTCTGAAACTTCTGAAATGACTATGCAACATTTTCCAAGTCCGGTCACCAGTCCATGATGCTCAGCCATAATTTTGAATGAGTATTCAACCATAAACTTAATTCCCTCAACCTAAACTTAATTCCCTCAACCTGTCAACCATAAACTTAATTATTGTCGCCcctatgttgtgtttggttggggtgaatgattccggaaggaatgaaatgaaaaatgaactatcttatggatgatttttaagaaatttcattctttcttccattccattccctacatcatatgctagatatcaccccttccatttgagatggaatgctccattctctcccatcctcaatttcttctcaaatctcatcatagcaattttgcactccttcaaattttttcaaaactttcttcctatctctattagtttcaagtattttttactcatttcattccattccattccattctccccaaccaaacacaacactaGAGTAAGACGGGAACAAAAATTTGGAGACATTTCTTTTTCATATGAACTTGGACAAAATCAAATAGTCATAATGTACAGATTAGTTGTGCATCATAAAGGATAGTGATCATTCATGCATGCGTTTCTAGTCTCATGAAAAGTAGCAATGTACAAATTCAATGATTAAATCTGAATTTTAATTAGCACAACACATATTTTGGTGctttttgtttataaattgaTTTGCCTACTTCCTACTTCCACAAACTTATGCTCACAACATTTTCAACatcttcctcctcctcctcctcctccgccACTGCATGCCAGTAAATATCATAACCAACACACAGAACTCCTGCATCAGCATGTCGATAACAACTCACAATGCACTCCAAATCTTCACCATATTCTTTCTAACTAGCCTAACTTCTGATGGCAACTGTCAACAAATAAACTACCCTGAAAAAAACATCCTTCTTCAGCTCAAACAATTCTGGTTTCATCCACCTTTAATCAAACAATGGTCTTCGGCCAAATCAAGTGACCATTGTACCTGGCCGGAGATCACCTGCATAGAAAATTCAGTCACTGAACTTGACCTTTCAAGTAAAGATGTGACGGGGAAAATCCCACCTTTTCTATGTGACCTCCAAAACCTCATCGCTcttaatttttcatataattatatacctGGATCCTTCCCAATAGGTCTTTACAATTGCTCCAAGCTTCTGTATCTAGACCTCTCTCAGAATTACTTTGTGGGACCAATTCCAGGAGATGTTGACAAACTGTCTCGACTTACAGTCCTCAATCTCGGATATAACAACTTCACTGGAGAGATTCCTGCTGCTATTGGACAGCTTTCAGAGCTTCTGGTTCTTAAGCTTTCTGCTAACTTGTTCAGTGGCTCTTTCCAGCCAGAGATTGGGAACTTGTCTAATCTTCAAGTTCTTGAAATGTCCTATCACTCATATGGTACTCATCCACCTTGGACCCTACCCATAAATTTCTTCATCAAGTTGACAAAACTGTTGTATCTTTCGATGACTGAATCAAATTTAATTGGACAAATTCTTGAAAGTATTGGCAATGCGACTGCTCTGCAAATTTTGGATTTTAGAAGCAACATACTGAGAGGAAAAATTCCAGATAGTTTGTTTCTGCTAGAGGACTTGACTTATTTGTCTCTTTACGACAACAAACTTTCCGGGTCAATTTCTCGGTCCATTAAAACTGTAAATCTAAATTTGCTAGATTTATCAGCAAATGATTTGACTGGAACTATCCCAAATGATATCGGAAAACTTACAAAATTGTCATATTTTTCATTGTTTCTCAATAAATTATCAGGGAAGATTCTAGAAGGATTGTGTGGTGGTTTGGCTCTAGAAAGGTTTTTGGTAGGTTTAAACAACTTTTCAGGATCTTTGCCAAAGTGTCTGAAAAAATGCTCCAGACTAGTTGATGTTCAGGTGGACAGGAATCAGTTCTCCGGCAATGTTTCTGAGGTGTTTGGTGTCCATCCAAATCTTGTCACCATTTCTATGAGTGGCAACAATTTTACAGGTGAATTCTCGTCCCAATcgtgaaaatttgaaaaatattacttCTATTATGACAATCTAGACCTGGCCTTGCAATTTTTTGGCATATGCACTTTCACTTTAATACCAGGAATTTGATTTTGCCAATTTATCCAAGCTATTTTATCTTTTCCAGGAGAAATTCCTACAACGCTTTGCAATATGACATCCCTTGAGATTCTTGATTTGTCAAGAAACAGTTTAAGTGGTGAACTTTCTTACTGTAGTGTTTGGGAGATCTTAGCAATCTCATTGTTATAAATCTTCATGAGAATCAATTTTACGGGACAATACCAGCAACCTTCCTGGAGAACTGCCTActgacaaattttaatataaacagCAACCATTTCAAGGGAACAATTCCCCTGGCCTTGGCCAACTGTAAGAAGTTAAAGATCCTTGATCTTGGaaacaataacatatataagtgGCACATTTCCTCCGTGGCTAGATAGTCTTCCAGATCTACGAATCCTTGTCCTGAGGTCAAACAGACTTCAAGGTGAGTTGAGTGTTAGCAAGAAGGAATATTCATTTCCCAAGCTTAGAATCATGGATCTCTCTCACAATCAATTCAGTGGCGACCTGCCAATCAGTTTTTTAGATAATTTCAGAGTTGCAGTGAATTCTGATGAACTTGCTGATATGGATTTAGAAAATACTGATACAGGTTCTTATTACGAAGCTTCTGTTACATTGATTGTCAAAGGGCTAGAGGTTGAAGTAAAAAGAATTCTCAGTATTTACACAAGTATAGATCTATCTAGCAATAAGTTTACTGGAGAACTTCTAGAGGTCATCGGGGTACTTCAATCCCTGCGTCTGCTCAACGTATCTCATAACAGGCTTTTAGGCCATATCCCATCCTCGTTGGGAAACATGAGTATTATTCCCTGGCAATTGACTAGTCTGACATTTCTTTCAAACTTGAACCTCTCGGAAAACCATCTTACTGGAGCAATTCCAAAAGGAAGGCAATTCGACACTTTTAGTAATGAGTCATTCATGGGTAATGCGGCCTTGTGTGGAGTTCCTCTAATGAAAAAAATGTGGAAATGATGAGTCCCTAATATCAGAAGTTAATGATGATGACGACGAAGATTGGTTTGCATGGGAACTGATGCTAATGGGTTATGGATGTGGACTGGTATGCGGACTGTCCACCGGATACATTGTTTTCACAACTTCAAAGCCTAAACGATTTGTGATATTCGTTGAAGGAGCTCAGCAAAGGCTGATTAAAAGaaccaagaacaagaagatCCGGCCTTTTTATCAGACAGCTAGTTACTGGTTGATTTTTGTTCAAGTTTGGGGTGCCTTGTTTTTGTTGCTTCTGGTTTTTGGAATTTATATGTTTATCTGAATGCTGTTGTTTAGTTCTAGATTTATTTGACACGAGATTGTTATATAATGATAATGAGACTATGTTTAGTCA is a window from the Daucus carota subsp. sativus chromosome 8, DH1 v3.0, whole genome shotgun sequence genome containing:
- the LOC108199847 gene encoding receptor-like protein 52; this encodes MPVNIITNTQNSCISMSITTHNALQIFTIFFLTSLTSDGNCQQINYPEKNILLQLKQFWFHPPLIKQWSSAKSSDHCTWPEITCIENSVTELDLSSKDVTGKIPPFLCDLQNLIALNFSYNYIPGSFPIGLYNCSKLLYLDLSQNYFVGPIPGDVDKLSRLTVLNLGYNNFTGEIPAAIGQLSELLVLKLSANLFSGSFQPEIGNLSNLQVLEMSYHSYGTHPPWTLPINFFIKLTKLLYLSMTESNLIGQILESIGNATALQILDFRSNILRGKIPDSLFLLEDLTYLSLYDNKLSGSISRSIKTVNLNLLDLSANDLTGTIPNDIGKLTKLSYFSLFLNKLSGKILEGLCGGLALERFLVGLNNFSGSLPKCLKKCSRLVDVQVDRNQFSGNVSEVFGVHPNLVTISMSGNNFTGEFSSQS
- the LOC108197960 gene encoding receptor-like protein 9DC3; this encodes MDLSHNQFSGDLPISFLDNFRVAVNSDELADMDLENTDTGSYYEASVTLIVKGLEVEVKRILSIYTSIDLSSNKFTGELLEVIGVLQSLRLLNVSHNRLLGHIPSSLGNMSIIPWQLTSLTFLSNLNLSENHLTGAIPKGRQFDTFSNESFMGNAALCGVPLMKKMWK